A section of the Budorcas taxicolor isolate Tak-1 chromosome 17, Takin1.1, whole genome shotgun sequence genome encodes:
- the PRSS48 gene encoding serine protease 48 — MGPVGCAFLLSLLLGSFLSSFQKKTLQSVCGRPVYSGRVVGGQDAAAMRWPWQVSLKLFSSHVCGGSLLSDRWIVTAAHCFQTTRIPFLYTVWLGSVDMDSLDEGVIHRVSRIVVHPTYSNVSGDIALLRLFSRVTYSSSILPICLSNVKKKRLIIPDSCWVTGWGKLKEEDADYPTMLQEAEVPIIQRQKCENIYNPLGSFLPQIQPVIEETMICAGDLNKGKDTCQGDSGGPLACHIDGIWILIGLSSWGTGCGTSFPGVYTNVTYYQKWIMSVISRAEVLGANNLHFSDFLLSIVLLSLALLGPSCAFGSNILPGE, encoded by the exons GGTCTTTCCTATCCTCTTTCCAAAAGAAAACCCTCCAGTCAG tGTGTGGACGCCCTGTATACTCAGGCCGTGTTGTGGGCGGCCAGGATGCTGCTGCCATGCGCTGGCCTTGGCAGGTCAGCCTGAAGCTCTTCAGCTCCCACGTCTGTGGGGGCTCCCTCCTCAGTGACAGGTGGATAGTCACTGCAGCACACTGCTTCCAAAC GACAAGGATTCCTTTCTTATACACTGTGTGGCTGGGGTCAGTTGATATGGACAGTCTAGATGAAGGCGTGATACATCGTGTGAGCCGAATTGTCGTCCATCCCACATACAGTAATGTCAGTGGAGACATTGCCCTGTTGAGGCTGTTCTCTAGAGTCACCTACAGCTCTTCCATCCTGCCCATTTGCTTGTCCAACGTCAAAAAGAAGCGGTTGATAATTCCAGACTCTTGCTGGGTGACTGGATGGGGAAAACTGAAAGAAGAAG ATGCTGATTACCCTACCATGCTCCAGGAAGCGGAAGTACCCATCATTCAACGCCAGAAATGTGAAAACATCTACAACCCACTGGGCTCCTTCTTGCCGCAAATACAGCCAGTCATCGAGGAAACCATGATTTGTGCCGGTGATCTTAACAAAGGGAAGGATACCTGCCAG GGTGATTCTGGAGGGCCTCTGGCATGTCATATTGATGGTATATGGATCCTGATTGGATTGTCAAGCTGGGGAACAGGATGTGGTACTTCTTTCCCTGGAGTCTACACCAATGTGACCTACTACCAAAAATGGATTATGTCTGTTATCTCAAGAGCTGAGGTCTTGGGTGCCAACAACCTGCACTTCTCTGACTTCTTATTGTCTATTGTGCTGCTTTCTCTGGCTCTACTGGGACCCTCCTGTGCCTTTGGGTCTAACATTTTACCAGGAGAGTAG